The proteins below are encoded in one region of Polycladomyces subterraneus:
- the mreC gene encoding rod shape-determining protein MreC: MSRLFGNRRLLVLLLSMIALLSMMGMTRGERNELTLPERWIKNVTDTVGSGLYRPTSVLVRWFHAPSPSGETSASTQVLQLKSQLARLQEENRQLKEIIGYRKGNEVSYIAAHVVARNPDRWNNRVMIDRGSEDGVLVHMPVITNQGLIGRVIAVTGHMADVQLLTDSDESPGIAAHLQTAHGTYFGIVDGFDEERQRLVMKYIPATAKPKKGDIVVTSDQSDIYTGGLLIGTVDGVAPGEYGVDKTVYVKPAASMEQLSYVLVVRDPEKIQLRQFERQTGAAGNGGK; encoded by the coding sequence TTGTCGCGACTGTTTGGGAATCGAAGATTGTTGGTGTTGTTGTTGTCGATGATTGCCCTGTTGTCCATGATGGGAATGACGCGCGGGGAGCGTAACGAATTGACGCTTCCCGAGCGCTGGATCAAAAATGTGACGGACACGGTGGGAAGTGGGTTGTATCGACCCACTTCCGTTTTGGTCAGGTGGTTCCATGCTCCTTCGCCGTCCGGGGAGACCTCCGCTTCCACACAGGTGTTGCAGTTGAAATCACAACTGGCGAGACTGCAAGAGGAGAACCGCCAGTTAAAAGAGATCATCGGATACCGGAAAGGAAATGAAGTTTCCTATATCGCGGCCCACGTCGTGGCGCGCAATCCGGACCGATGGAACAACCGGGTGATGATCGACCGCGGTTCCGAAGACGGGGTGTTGGTCCACATGCCTGTGATAACCAACCAAGGGCTGATTGGGCGAGTCATAGCGGTCACCGGGCACATGGCCGACGTCCAGTTGCTGACCGATTCGGACGAAAGCCCCGGCATCGCGGCACATTTGCAGACCGCACACGGAACCTATTTTGGCATTGTGGACGGGTTTGACGAGGAACGGCAACGCCTGGTCATGAAGTATATCCCGGCAACGGCCAAACCGAAAAAAGGCGATATCGTGGTTACGTCTGACCAATCCGATATCTATACCGGCGGTTTGCTGATCGGCACTGTGGACGGTGTCGCACCCGGTGAGTACGGGGTGGACAAGACGGTGTACGTCAAACCGGCGGCCTCCATGGAACAGCTCAGCTATGTGCTGGTCGTGCGCGACCCGGAGAAGATTCAACTGCGTCAGTTTGAACGACAGACGGGTGCCGCCGGCAATGGGGGGAAATGA